Proteins encoded within one genomic window of Lysinibacillus sphaericus:
- a CDS encoding FAD-dependent oxidoreductase, giving the protein MMKKIIIIGGVAGGASAAARIRRLDEQAEIIMFEKGPHVSFSNCSLPFYLSGVVEDSKRLLMMTPESFESKYKIDARVNSEVIAINRHEKSVTIRSTQTGELSTEVYDELILSPGASPIVPNLQGTDLPHVFTVRNVVDIEQLQQAIVKKDAQNIAVIGGGFIGVEVAENLRLAGRGVTLVEFAPQILTPFDEDMVQILHKELLDHGVNLIVGDGLAEITTDSITLNSGKTMDADIVVLAIGVRPETTLAVEAGLEIGATGAIKVNQNYQTNDPSIYAIGDAIEVYHRLMNKATRLALAGPAQKQARAAADHIYGITSANKGVIGSSSIQVFDYAAAATGLNERTAKQMGLPVDAVYIIAPDKVGLMPTSNPLHFKLIYEVPTGRIVGAQAIGKGNADKRIDVIATLMTMNGTIEDLKELELSYSPMFSTAKDVVNLAALVATNIMAGRFKQVRVSEVRQLVESGAVIIDVREPNEFANGAIKGAKNIPLSQLRERMHEIPKDVPVYVHCRSAQRSYNAVMVLEHNGYDQVYNISGSFLGISLYEYFKDQQLNREPIVTQYNFK; this is encoded by the coding sequence TTGATGAAGAAGATTATTATTATTGGTGGAGTTGCTGGAGGCGCTTCTGCTGCGGCGAGAATTAGACGGTTAGACGAGCAAGCTGAAATTATCATGTTTGAAAAAGGGCCTCATGTATCGTTTTCAAATTGTTCTTTACCATTTTATTTAAGCGGTGTTGTAGAAGATAGTAAACGTTTATTAATGATGACACCGGAGTCTTTTGAATCAAAATATAAAATTGATGCACGTGTAAATAGTGAAGTGATTGCCATTAATCGTCATGAAAAGTCAGTAACGATTAGAAGTACACAAACAGGAGAGCTATCAACAGAAGTATATGATGAGTTAATTTTATCTCCAGGAGCTAGCCCGATTGTTCCAAATCTTCAAGGTACGGATTTACCACATGTGTTCACTGTGCGAAATGTAGTAGATATTGAACAATTACAACAAGCAATTGTTAAAAAAGATGCTCAAAATATTGCAGTTATTGGTGGCGGATTTATTGGTGTAGAGGTAGCTGAAAACCTCCGCTTAGCTGGACGCGGTGTTACTTTAGTGGAATTTGCCCCACAAATTTTAACACCATTTGATGAAGATATGGTTCAAATTTTACACAAAGAGTTATTAGATCATGGTGTGAACTTGATTGTAGGGGATGGTTTAGCAGAAATTACGACAGACTCTATTACATTAAATTCAGGAAAAACAATGGATGCTGACATTGTTGTTTTAGCGATTGGGGTTCGTCCAGAAACAACATTAGCAGTAGAGGCAGGACTAGAGATTGGTGCAACTGGTGCCATTAAAGTAAATCAAAATTATCAAACGAATGACCCGAGCATTTATGCTATTGGAGATGCCATAGAAGTGTATCATCGCTTGATGAATAAAGCGACTCGTTTAGCATTAGCTGGGCCTGCACAAAAGCAAGCTCGTGCAGCTGCGGATCATATATATGGAATAACTTCGGCTAATAAAGGTGTTATAGGTTCATCGAGTATTCAAGTTTTTGATTATGCAGCAGCTGCAACAGGATTGAATGAGCGGACAGCAAAGCAAATGGGGTTACCAGTTGATGCCGTGTATATCATTGCGCCAGATAAAGTTGGGCTGATGCCTACAAGTAATCCACTTCATTTTAAATTAATTTATGAAGTACCAACTGGACGAATTGTTGGCGCACAGGCGATTGGTAAGGGGAATGCAGATAAACGAATCGATGTCATTGCGACATTGATGACAATGAATGGGACAATTGAAGATTTAAAAGAGCTAGAGCTTTCATATTCACCAATGTTTTCAACCGCGAAAGATGTCGTCAATTTAGCGGCTCTTGTCGCAACAAATATTATGGCAGGTCGTTTTAAGCAAGTGCGTGTCAGTGAAGTACGCCAATTAGTCGAGTCAGGCGCAGTTATAATTGATGTACGTGAGCCTAATGAATTTGCAAATGGTGCAATCAAGGGTGCAAAAAACATTCCATTAAGTCAATTACGTGAGCGTATGCATGAAATTCCAAAGGACGTACCTGTCTATGTCCATTGTCGTTCTGCACAACGTAGTTACAATGCGGTAATGGTGCTAGAGCATAATGGTTATGATCAAGTTTACAATATCTCGGGCTCATTTTTAGGAATTAGCTTGTATGAGTATTTTAAAGATCAACAACTAAACCGTGAGCCAATTGTTACACAATATAATTTTAAATAA
- a CDS encoding DUF3955 domain-containing protein, with the protein MKKYVLASTPIVLGVISFLIFMIKGSSVAPDGTLEEPFFLIPIGFLLLFIGCICVVGVVLLSLIQKTRHV; encoded by the coding sequence ATGAAGAAATATGTGTTAGCTTCAACACCAATTGTTTTAGGAGTCATCAGCTTTTTAATCTTTATGATAAAGGGGAGTAGTGTTGCACCTGATGGTACATTAGAGGAACCGTTCTTTTTAATTCCAATAGGGTTTTTGTTGTTATTTATTGGCTGCATTTGTGTAGTAGGGGTAGTATTGTTGTCGTTAATCCAAAAAACAAGACATGTTTGA
- a CDS encoding cadherin-like beta sandwich domain-containing protein, translating to MSFKKLRFFALLYIAIHFFLITLSSVEASELGKFKPLTLQTSGLRISGGIEVDKYGNIYVLDSGSTCVRKFKADGTKLIGFCTGDPGKQLGGIAVDDASGNIYVSSRIEHIIYKLNLDGRLIKQWGSEGTGNGQFKYPRGIAIDDTGNVYVADSVNNRIQKFTADGTYIAQFGQMGYPADIALDKAGNMYITDTFSNRVKKLGSDGTDLSYGWKNKFSLPEGIAVDPNGNIYVADKNNWRIQKFTSDGEYLAQWGAESSLDGKLIYPSQLAIDTAGNLYVIEGEALNQRVQKMTPLPSDANLSSLKIGTFTIPLLSNHPNHQVTVGNDVSMLTITATAFDSLAAINIEGKLSSTGTLSYQANLDVGRNIIPIVVTAQDGHTKKTYTLTIVRLTSTDASLKGLTINQGTLSPTFSANQEMYTVQVEHAVSSIQITTSPTSDGAKVAVNNKTSSETVELVVGETTIPIVVTAQDGKTQKTYTLTVTRALSEDATLKNLTVSEGTLNPAFSANEENYMVQVGNDVTTLDIAASTTDSQASMTINGNVTTSETITLVAGQPTTIPIVVTAQDGKTQKTYTLTVMRALSEDATLQRLSVSEGILSPVFKADEENYTLQVEHNVTMLDVEAVTTNSEASVTINGKHTALDSIELLVGQAKTVSIVVTAPDGKTQKTYTLTVARAPSSDVTLQTLIVDQGILNPSFQPTINRYTIQPDLATSTIQVTALPTNVNASVMINGKTTTTDTITIIAGETMTIPIIVTAQNGEQGVYTLLVQEPSIPVTSVIVQPTNLQLQVGGSPVALTATIFPANAGNQNVSWRSSNPTVATVDQNGMVTPKSAGVADIIVTTIDGSRTATAQITVEQVVSSNEPTPSPAPIQEPVNNNDYSPSTPVNIIFHTNGGTVIEPMEVIYNTKLSNLPIPTREDFRFAGWYQDKELTKPWDKGTLVKESLTLYAKWTALPEEEAESSKDSQPPKTPQPLLPIVTFQDIENHWAQEIIEALATQGVITGYKDGTFRPNETISRQHVAVLLTRAFTFEASRLSIAFLDVAPHHPYYHEITILQQAGIIDGIDGAFHPTDHLTRAQLAKILANTLQLQPQTTSSFTDVDSSHWSAGYIGALERVGIALGDNGKFRPEAFVTRAQLAAFLYRAMQQ from the coding sequence TTGAGTTTCAAGAAATTGAGATTTTTCGCACTTCTATATATAGCTATACACTTTTTCCTAATAACCTTATCTTCTGTAGAGGCTTCGGAGCTTGGAAAGTTTAAACCACTAACATTACAAACTTCTGGTCTTCGAATATCTGGGGGAATAGAAGTAGATAAGTATGGAAATATTTATGTTTTAGATTCGGGTAGTACTTGTGTAAGAAAATTTAAAGCGGATGGAACAAAGCTTATAGGTTTTTGTACTGGTGATCCAGGCAAACAACTAGGAGGAATTGCAGTGGATGATGCCTCTGGTAATATCTATGTATCAAGTAGAATAGAACATATCATTTACAAATTGAACTTAGATGGCAGATTGATAAAACAGTGGGGGAGCGAGGGCACTGGTAATGGACAATTTAAATATCCTCGAGGCATCGCGATAGATGATACGGGGAATGTCTATGTAGCGGACTCTGTAAACAATCGTATACAAAAATTTACTGCAGATGGAACATATATAGCTCAGTTTGGGCAAATGGGTTATCCTGCTGACATTGCACTTGATAAGGCAGGAAATATGTATATTACGGATACATTTTCCAATAGGGTTAAAAAGCTAGGTTCAGATGGCACAGATTTATCTTATGGATGGAAAAATAAATTTAGTTTACCTGAAGGAATAGCAGTAGATCCTAATGGGAATATTTATGTTGCTGATAAGAATAATTGGAGAATACAGAAGTTTACATCAGATGGAGAGTATCTAGCTCAATGGGGTGCTGAAAGTTCACTAGATGGTAAACTTATATATCCTAGCCAATTAGCAATAGATACAGCAGGGAATTTATACGTCATAGAGGGGGAAGCATTAAATCAACGTGTACAAAAAATGACTCCTTTACCCTCCGATGCAAATTTAAGTAGTCTAAAGATAGGTACATTCACAATACCTCTTTTATCGAATCATCCGAATCATCAAGTAACTGTAGGCAATGATGTTTCTATGTTAACTATCACAGCAACAGCTTTTGATTCCCTAGCCGCAATTAATATAGAAGGGAAACTATCATCTACTGGCACTTTGAGTTATCAGGCCAATCTTGATGTTGGTAGAAATATAATTCCAATTGTTGTGACAGCTCAAGATGGTCATACTAAAAAAACATACACACTTACTATAGTAAGATTAACATCGACCGATGCTAGCTTAAAAGGCTTGACTATAAATCAAGGTACATTAAGTCCAACATTTTCGGCAAATCAAGAAATGTATACAGTACAGGTAGAACATGCTGTTTCATCAATTCAAATTACAACTTCTCCAACAAGTGATGGAGCGAAGGTAGCGGTGAATAATAAAACATCATCAGAAACGGTAGAGCTAGTTGTGGGAGAAACCACAATTCCAATAGTGGTGACAGCACAAGATGGCAAAACACAAAAAACGTACACATTGACGGTCACGAGAGCATTGTCAGAGGATGCGACATTAAAGAATTTAACTGTAAGCGAAGGTACATTAAATCCTGCCTTCTCAGCAAACGAAGAAAACTACATGGTACAAGTAGGGAATGATGTTACAACACTAGATATTGCCGCAAGTACGACCGACAGCCAAGCAAGTATGACCATTAATGGTAATGTTACAACATCCGAAACAATAACATTGGTGGCAGGACAACCAACCACAATTCCAATAGTGGTGACAGCACAAGATGGCAAAACACAAAAAACATACACATTGACGGTTATGAGAGCATTGTCAGAGGATGCGACATTACAGAGATTATCTGTAAGCGAGGGTATTCTAAGTCCTGTCTTTAAAGCAGACGAAGAAAATTATACATTACAAGTAGAACATAATGTGACAATGCTTGATGTGGAAGCCGTTACTACAAATAGCGAAGCAAGTGTGACTATTAATGGCAAGCATACAGCGTTGGATTCAATAGAACTTTTAGTAGGGCAAGCAAAAACGGTATCCATCGTCGTCACAGCCCCAGACGGTAAAACCCAAAAAACATATACTCTGACAGTAGCACGCGCACCATCTAGCGATGTGACATTGCAAACCTTAATAGTAGATCAAGGCATATTAAATCCAAGCTTCCAGCCAACTATAAATAGGTATACAATTCAGCCAGATCTTGCTACTTCAACTATACAAGTGACTGCACTACCAACGAATGTTAATGCAAGTGTGATGATTAATGGGAAAACCACTACAACTGATACGATTACTATAATAGCCGGAGAGACAATGACTATTCCCATTATTGTTACAGCTCAAAACGGTGAACAGGGTGTCTATACATTGCTTGTACAAGAACCTTCTATCCCGGTTACGAGTGTAATAGTGCAGCCAACAAATTTACAATTACAGGTAGGTGGTAGCCCAGTAGCATTGACTGCAACGATATTTCCAGCAAATGCAGGTAATCAGAATGTGAGTTGGAGAAGTAGTAACCCAACTGTTGCTACTGTAGATCAAAATGGAATGGTCACACCAAAATCGGCAGGAGTAGCAGATATTATAGTAACAACAATAGACGGTAGTAGGACAGCAACCGCTCAAATCACGGTTGAGCAGGTTGTATCTAGTAATGAACCAACACCGAGTCCAGCACCTATACAAGAGCCAGTAAACAACAATGATTATTCACCATCAACACCTGTGAATATTATATTTCATACAAATGGAGGAACAGTCATAGAACCTATGGAGGTAATTTATAACACTAAACTAAGTAATTTACCTATACCGACAAGAGAAGATTTCCGTTTTGCTGGTTGGTATCAAGATAAGGAATTAACGAAACCGTGGGATAAAGGGACGCTGGTGAAAGAAAGTTTAACGCTCTATGCGAAATGGACAGCCTTACCAGAGGAAGAAGCAGAATCGTCAAAAGATTCACAGCCACCCAAAACACCACAGCCATTGCTACCAATCGTGACTTTCCAAGATATTGAAAACCATTGGGCACAGGAAATAATTGAGGCATTGGCGACGCAAGGGGTCATTACAGGCTATAAGGATGGTACTTTCCGTCCAAATGAGACGATAAGTCGCCAGCACGTAGCGGTCCTCTTGACACGTGCATTTACATTTGAGGCGAGTCGTCTATCAATAGCTTTCTTAGATGTAGCACCACATCATCCGTATTATCATGAGATTACGATCTTACAGCAGGCGGGTATTATAGACGGGATTGATGGAGCCTTTCATCCAACTGACCATCTTACACGTGCCCAATTGGCGAAAATATTAGCGAATACATTACAACTCCAACCACAAACTACAAGTTCATTTACAGATGTAGATAGTAGTCATTGGAGTGCGGGGTATATTGGGGCATTAGAACGAGTAGGAATTGCATTAGGTGATAATGGTAAGTTCCGACCTGAAGCTTTTGTGACAAGAGCACAATTAGCAGCTTTTTTATATCGAGCGATGCAGCAATAA
- a CDS encoding spore germination protein, with translation MSNAENDNLLENKTITSLSTSLLENIKTIKNSLGNSNDIIIREFLVGKPVEIPIAIIYTDGLADNTSINDFVLESIISNFEVTSETTLQEIAIRLKAYCITVGSIKDIADFSSLLNAILSGETILLIDGLAIGISTSTKRVKDRAITEPVTEAVIRGPRESFTETLRTNTALIRRKIKSPNLWIKSRVIGEVTQTEIAVMYINGIANEKIVKEVLHRLDQIDIDGILESGYIEQLIQDTKFTLFPTIYNSERPDVIAGELLEGKIAILVDGTPFVLIVPALFTSFLQSAEDYYQSAFVSSFIRLIRFIGISLALVAPSLYISLTTFHQEMLPTSLLISIYAQREGVPFPAFVEALIMEIAFEVLREAGLRMPRMIGSAISIVGTLIIGQAAVEAGIVSAAMVIIVALTAICSFLFPAYGLSNSIRILRFPLMGLAAMFGLFGIFIGIMLLIIHLCSLRSFGVPYMSPFAPLIPKDQKDALIVLPRGSLLTRPRLISQINNVRGRKNR, from the coding sequence GTGAGTAATGCCGAAAATGATAATCTCTTAGAAAATAAAACGATTACATCTCTTTCTACATCTCTCCTAGAAAATATTAAGACCATTAAAAACTCACTAGGTAATAGCAATGATATTATTATCCGTGAATTTTTAGTTGGCAAACCGGTGGAGATACCAATCGCTATTATTTATACGGATGGTCTGGCAGATAATACCTCGATTAACGACTTTGTCTTAGAGTCTATTATTTCTAATTTTGAAGTGACATCTGAAACTACTTTGCAAGAAATTGCGATTCGATTAAAAGCTTATTGCATAACCGTTGGCAGTATAAAAGATATTGCGGACTTTTCATCATTGTTAAATGCTATTTTAAGTGGCGAAACTATTTTATTAATAGATGGGCTTGCTATCGGTATTTCAACAAGTACTAAACGAGTCAAAGATAGGGCGATAACAGAGCCCGTTACAGAAGCTGTTATTAGGGGGCCTAGAGAATCATTCACCGAAACTTTACGAACGAATACAGCTTTAATTCGACGGAAAATAAAAAGCCCTAATCTATGGATAAAATCAAGAGTGATAGGTGAGGTTACACAAACAGAAATCGCCGTTATGTATATAAACGGCATAGCCAATGAAAAAATAGTGAAGGAAGTACTGCATCGATTAGATCAGATTGATATTGATGGTATTTTAGAGAGTGGTTACATTGAACAATTAATTCAGGATACAAAGTTTACTTTATTTCCTACTATCTACAATTCCGAAAGACCAGATGTTATAGCTGGAGAATTACTAGAAGGAAAGATTGCGATTCTAGTGGATGGTACACCTTTTGTTTTAATTGTACCTGCTTTATTCACTTCCTTTTTGCAATCAGCAGAAGATTATTATCAGAGCGCATTTGTTAGTTCGTTCATCCGTCTTATTCGATTTATAGGGATTAGTTTGGCATTAGTTGCGCCATCTCTTTATATTTCTTTAACGACCTTTCATCAAGAAATGCTACCAACATCGCTACTAATTAGTATTTATGCGCAGCGAGAAGGCGTTCCATTCCCTGCTTTTGTTGAAGCTTTAATAATGGAAATCGCCTTTGAAGTTTTAAGAGAAGCTGGTTTGAGGATGCCGCGAATGATTGGATCAGCCATTTCGATAGTCGGCACACTTATTATTGGACAAGCAGCCGTTGAGGCCGGCATTGTGTCCGCAGCAATGGTCATTATTGTTGCTTTAACAGCTATTTGTAGTTTTCTGTTCCCGGCATATGGTCTTTCCAATTCAATTCGTATTTTACGCTTCCCATTAATGGGCTTGGCAGCGATGTTCGGGCTGTTTGGCATATTTATTGGAATTATGCTATTAATTATTCATTTATGTAGCTTACGTTCTTTTGGCGTTCCATATATGAGCCCATTTGCCCCTTTAATACCGAAGGATCAAAAAGATGCTTTAATTGTTTTACCGCGTGGTTCTTTACTAACACGTCCGCGACTCATTAGTCAAATTAATAATGTAAGAGGACGAAAAAATCGCTAA
- a CDS encoding Ger(x)C family spore germination protein: protein MKKTILIISLIFLISILSGCWSKRELNDLALVAALGIDFVDDEYAISVQVIDPSQISSKQSSSRQAPVVTYHAKGKTVFEAIRKILALSPRKLYFAHIQLVVLGEDLAVDGIRDSIDFLARDQEIRNDFTIIVSQQATAKDILNVLTPIEKIPAKKMLNSLTVTQDAWGSTLEVDVEDLVTKLGVGNQYFVLSAIEIQGDKSLGIDQTNVERIETPVKLKFTGLAIFKEDKLIGYLDEYDSKSFNYLNDNIKSTIEIIACPSDGVLTTEITQSKTTTKGAMKNGSPTINVSIDIVQNVAEVKCDINLTELTTIDWINRQTELSIKKNIDESLHVLQEKYNADVLGFGEAIHRADPKEWKKIKKDWHTIYPNVEVNVKVNVNTQGSGTMQNSKLKE from the coding sequence ATGAAGAAGACCATACTAATAATTTCATTAATCTTTCTAATTTCAATTCTTAGTGGTTGTTGGAGTAAACGTGAATTAAATGATTTGGCACTTGTTGCTGCTCTAGGTATAGACTTTGTTGATGATGAATATGCCATTTCTGTACAAGTAATTGATCCTAGTCAAATCTCTTCCAAGCAGTCGTCATCTAGACAAGCACCAGTCGTTACTTATCACGCGAAAGGAAAAACTGTCTTTGAAGCCATTCGAAAAATATTAGCCTTGTCTCCAAGAAAATTATATTTTGCGCATATACAATTAGTTGTACTTGGAGAGGACTTAGCTGTAGACGGCATACGAGATTCTATTGATTTTCTAGCAAGAGATCAGGAGATACGAAACGATTTTACGATTATCGTTTCGCAGCAAGCAACAGCCAAAGATATTTTAAATGTCTTAACCCCAATAGAAAAAATACCAGCAAAAAAAATGTTAAATTCGCTTACCGTTACCCAAGATGCATGGGGCTCTACTTTAGAAGTCGATGTTGAAGACTTAGTAACAAAATTAGGAGTAGGAAATCAATATTTTGTTCTATCAGCTATTGAAATTCAAGGAGATAAAAGTTTAGGCATTGACCAAACAAACGTAGAAAGAATTGAAACACCTGTAAAACTTAAGTTTACTGGCCTTGCCATTTTTAAAGAAGATAAATTAATCGGTTATCTCGATGAGTACGACAGTAAAAGTTTTAATTACTTAAACGATAATATAAAATCAACTATTGAAATTATTGCATGCCCTTCTGATGGTGTGTTAACAACTGAAATTACGCAATCCAAAACAACAACAAAGGGAGCAATGAAGAACGGTTCACCTACTATCAACGTTAGTATCGACATTGTCCAAAATGTTGCAGAAGTTAAATGTGACATCAATTTAACAGAATTGACCACGATTGATTGGATTAATCGTCAAACCGAGTTATCTATCAAAAAGAATATTGATGAATCGCTGCATGTTCTCCAAGAAAAATATAACGCAGATGTTCTCGGTTTTGGAGAAGCGATTCATCGTGCTGACCCTAAAGAATGGAAAAAAATTAAAAAAGATTGGCATACCATTTATCCTAATGTTGAAGTAAATGTCAAGGTAAACGTCAATACGCAAGGTTCAGGAACGATGCAAAATTCAAAATTAAAGGAGTAA
- a CDS encoding GerAB/ArcD/ProY family transporter: protein MKKQLISSRQFTIIVILYTAGTGVLIIPASIALEVKQDAWIVAIIGTLLSLLLIKLFIMLSNKMADLSLVEVTEKFLGKFIGKVVSIGFVLLTLFSSGELLYFIGNFLQTEVMPETPPVVFAILFCCIILFAAYQGIEVFARTLEILFPAFLLVFMIFLFFVSPQIEIKHVQPVFEVSFQPFIYSIIHFMGLFSFPLIVLLMIFPSVINNLQSGKKGFYIGTLMGGFIITSFIALSILVLGVTNTTIRTFPSYTLAQKISVGKFLQRIEIIMAFMWMVTIFVRAFMYYYASLIGISQILKLKDHRPLILPLGMISIALSQIVHANIIHSDKYNQQTWPLAIAVFSIFLPIILLLIAMFKRSKNKKKIDPAMNDGETPPNASS from the coding sequence ATGAAAAAACAATTGATAAGCTCCCGTCAATTCACAATCATTGTTATCCTTTATACAGCTGGAACAGGAGTACTAATAATACCTGCAAGTATTGCCTTAGAAGTAAAGCAAGATGCTTGGATTGTAGCAATAATCGGCACTCTATTAAGTTTATTATTAATAAAGCTATTTATTATGTTATCAAATAAAATGGCGGATCTTTCTCTTGTAGAAGTAACAGAAAAGTTTCTAGGAAAATTTATCGGGAAAGTTGTTTCTATCGGATTTGTACTGTTAACTCTTTTTTCATCCGGTGAGTTACTATATTTCATTGGTAATTTCCTACAAACAGAGGTGATGCCTGAAACACCTCCAGTCGTATTTGCTATACTTTTTTGCTGTATTATTTTATTTGCTGCATATCAAGGGATTGAAGTATTTGCACGTACTTTAGAGATTCTATTTCCTGCCTTTTTATTGGTATTTATGATTTTCTTGTTCTTTGTTTCACCCCAAATAGAAATAAAACATGTGCAACCAGTTTTTGAAGTGTCCTTTCAACCATTTATCTATAGCATTATACATTTTATGGGGCTATTTTCTTTTCCATTAATCGTACTATTAATGATTTTTCCTTCAGTAATCAACAACCTACAATCAGGTAAAAAAGGATTTTATATAGGCACATTAATGGGAGGATTTATTATTACTTCCTTTATAGCCTTATCAATACTCGTATTAGGCGTTACCAATACCACTATCAGAACATTTCCTAGTTATACATTGGCACAAAAAATTTCTGTAGGGAAATTTTTGCAGCGCATTGAAATTATTATGGCATTTATGTGGATGGTCACAATATTTGTACGAGCGTTTATGTATTATTATGCTTCTTTAATTGGCATTAGCCAAATACTGAAACTAAAGGATCATCGACCATTAATTTTGCCACTTGGCATGATCTCAATAGCACTCTCTCAAATTGTTCATGCAAATATTATTCATTCCGATAAATACAACCAACAAACATGGCCACTTGCTATCGCTGTTTTTTCTATTTTTCTACCCATCATCTTGCTATTGATAGCGATGTTCAAAAGGTCAAAAAATAAGAAAAAAATTGACCCAGCTATGAACGATGGTGAAACGCCTCCTAATGCATCATCATAA